In Dermacentor variabilis isolate Ectoservices chromosome 1, ASM5094787v1, whole genome shotgun sequence, the genomic stretch CTCGCGGCAACGCCTTCCTCGTGTCGTCGGCGCTGGCGCACCTGCTGGTGTCGGCGCTACTGCTGCCGTCCACGTGTGTGGCCATTCTGGCGGGCGTGACGCGCGACCCGGGCCTGTGCCACTTCCAGTGGGCCCTGCTCGTCGTGTGCCTGGTGGCCAGCCTGCTCTCGTTCGCCTGCCTGGCTGCCAGCCAGGGGCTGGCGCTGCGCTGCTCGCGCGGCGCCGTGCTCGCCGCGGCGCTCGCCAGCTGGGCCGTGGCCGCCACCGTGGCGCTGGGTCAGCGCGGCCTCGGACTGGGACCGACGTTCTGCGGCGGCACGCCCGTGGCCAGCAACGTGCCGCTGCAGGCGACCGTGGCGGCGCTCTGCATCTTGGTGCCCGTGCTGCTCACCGTGCTAGGCTTCGGCGTGGCGCTGGCCCGCGCGCGGCGCCACGAGCCCGACGGGGCGGCGCTCGAGCTGCTCAAGAGCCACGTGGCCGTGTACCTGCTCACGCTGGCCATGTGGGTGCCCGGCGTGGCGCTGGCCGCCGTGTCGCTCAGCCGCCAGGTCCCGCCGCACCTGGTCGACGTGGCGTGGTGGCTGGCGCTGTCGCACTCCTGCCTCTACAGCTACGTGTACGCCGCCACGCACCGGACGTTCCGTGTGGCCTTCAACAAGCTCTTCTTCTACTGTTGCTGCAAGAGCCACGTGACCTTCTCGAGGCCCTCGCGTGAGCAGCGCATCGGGCCGCAGGGCTCCGGCGTCGGCCTCCGGGTTCACATTATTCCCGCCATGAACATTTACTCGGCCAAAAAGGACTCTAGCCAGGCGGCCGTCAAGCACTGCGTCCAGGGAAAAGGGCTGCACTGCAGCTACGACCTCTAGCTGCGGGCCCTCCTCCCGCCTCTCACAGTGTGGTGCTACGGCGCTGACCGCCGCAGGTCTTTTCAAAGCGCTGCTTCTCGGATGTCGGGGCGCAAACGGGGACATTGTCTGTCTGTGCTATATAAGTGTTTTCAGTATTCATATATTCGTGTCATCGGTCAGCGAGCGCCGCGGAAGCATCTGTCGTGTAAGCATATATCTAACGGTCCAGACTTATGTGTCAGTGGAGAAGTGTACTTACGTTCTTCGCGAGTCTTCTTTCCATCCCCGTCCTATCGGATGTTGCAAAAACTATGTGTTCCGCGAATCGAGTTATGTGTGCTTTTGTCCTTACATATTGAAACTCtaaaagcgcacaaagacgagaacgaagagagtGGACAGTACGAGGCGCAAGTAAACCAACCAGCCCAGTTATCCGTTCTGTTTTGTCCATAGAAGCAGGAGAAGAAAATTCGAGGATGCGGTGGAAAAAAAAGATGATGAATACGGGCGCGTAGACTTATTATTGTTTTCTAATGATCGCAATGCCCTAATTAGGCAAAGACATCTCCAGCAACACTATATATATTGTTGCTTGTACAGAAGATACACTGACTGTCAAAACAGAGTAAAGTCAGCTGCCGCTTTCATGGCCAGCAGTTGAAAGCAGAACAGAGAAGACCGAAATTTGAATAATGCATGAACCCAATCTAGTATTTGTGATGCAAGAAACTAGAAAAATAATGCTTGGACAACAGAGTATGCCATGTTGTCTTGTATTGCACTTACTAATGAAAAATATTGAAATATGATTACGCATACATTCCCACAGAAGGCGTGAGCTCGCTTATATCTGCCATTGTCAGATTAAAAACATTGTTATTGCGTTCGTTACTCCAGTTATGGGGAAGCGTTGTTACTCCTTGAAGCATGGATATTTCCCCATGTACTGTTTGTGTAACTCTGGGGACACAACATTAAAGCGCCAGCATTGGTAACCTTTCCGAACTGCTACAAAGCATTTCAGGCACGCTACAGTTGCGCCTTATAGAAGTCTGTTAATATCCGAACGAAAAATTTGCGACGAAGGAACAGAATCAAATATTTATGTATCTCGGTTTCGTAGATGGCTTTATTTTTTAAGATGAGCGAGTGACAGCAACCATGAAGAAGCATTGCCATGCTCAAGCTACACTATTTTTGTTCGGAGGGACGCGTCGGAGCCCATACTCAGATTTTTGCTATTGaaagaaatcatttttgtagTTGTTGCATACTATTGCCAAAGCAGGCGTCGGGCTTACTAATATTCTATAGTGCTTTCCGTGGCGACTACCAGACAAATGGC encodes the following:
- the LOC142563625 gene encoding uncharacterized protein LOC142563625 isoform X4 translates to MSTAPNGSVASWTRDEDPGSGQNAAVRLTLLSCVSAAGSLGGVFVISAVIVMEPLRTRGNAFLVSSALAHLLVSALLLPSTCVAILAGVTRDPGLCHFQWALLVVCLVASLLSFACLAASQGLALRCSRGAVLAAALASWAVAATVALGQRGLGLGPTFCGGTPVASNVPLQATVAALCILVPVLLTVLGFGVALARARRHEPDGAALELLKSHVAVYLLTLAMWVPGVALAAVSLSRQVPPHLVDVAWWLALSHSCLYSYVYAATHRTFRVAFNKLFFYCCCKSHVTFSRPSREQRIGPQGSGVGLRVHIIPAMNIYSAKKDSSQAAVKHCVQGKGLHCSYDL
- the LOC142563625 gene encoding uncharacterized protein LOC142563625 isoform X1, which translates into the protein MSVSCSGRRCHVRLIVPIDAVSVKSAQEPRLRTTRQKARPLLSYSGRRDGAGGLPDPMSTAPNGSVASWTRDEDPGSGQNAAVRLTLLSCVSAAGSLGGVFVISAVIVMEPLRTRGNAFLVSSALAHLLVSALLLPSTCVAILAGVTRDPGLCHFQWALLVVCLVASLLSFACLAASQGLALRCSRGAVLAAALASWAVAATVALGQRGLGLGPTFCGGTPVASNVPLQATVAALCILVPVLLTVLGFGVALARARRHEPDGAALELLKSHVAVYLLTLAMWVPGVALAAVSLSRQVPPHLVDVAWWLALSHSCLYSYVYAATHRTFRVAFNKLFFYCCCKSHVTFSRPSREQRIGPQGSGVGLRVHIIPAMNIYSAKKDSSQAAVKHCVQGKGLHCSYDL
- the LOC142563625 gene encoding uncharacterized protein LOC142563625 isoform X3 produces the protein MILRDGAGGLPDPMSTAPNGSVASWTRDEDPGSGQNAAVRLTLLSCVSAAGSLGGVFVISAVIVMEPLRTRGNAFLVSSALAHLLVSALLLPSTCVAILAGVTRDPGLCHFQWALLVVCLVASLLSFACLAASQGLALRCSRGAVLAAALASWAVAATVALGQRGLGLGPTFCGGTPVASNVPLQATVAALCILVPVLLTVLGFGVALARARRHEPDGAALELLKSHVAVYLLTLAMWVPGVALAAVSLSRQVPPHLVDVAWWLALSHSCLYSYVYAATHRTFRVAFNKLFFYCCCKSHVTFSRPSREQRIGPQGSGVGLRVHIIPAMNIYSAKKDSSQAAVKHCVQGKGLHCSYDL
- the LOC142563625 gene encoding uncharacterized protein LOC142563625 isoform X2, giving the protein MSVSCSGRDGAGGLPDPMSTAPNGSVASWTRDEDPGSGQNAAVRLTLLSCVSAAGSLGGVFVISAVIVMEPLRTRGNAFLVSSALAHLLVSALLLPSTCVAILAGVTRDPGLCHFQWALLVVCLVASLLSFACLAASQGLALRCSRGAVLAAALASWAVAATVALGQRGLGLGPTFCGGTPVASNVPLQATVAALCILVPVLLTVLGFGVALARARRHEPDGAALELLKSHVAVYLLTLAMWVPGVALAAVSLSRQVPPHLVDVAWWLALSHSCLYSYVYAATHRTFRVAFNKLFFYCCCKSHVTFSRPSREQRIGPQGSGVGLRVHIIPAMNIYSAKKDSSQAAVKHCVQGKGLHCSYDL